Proteins from a single region of Apium graveolens cultivar Ventura unplaced genomic scaffold, ASM990537v1 ctg7050, whole genome shotgun sequence:
- the LOC141703742 gene encoding uncharacterized protein LOC141703742: protein MVPVEVGAGSLRKDVFVEEDAEVNQRLHLDLLDEARTNSQLKLAAYQQRITRYFNKKVKSVPFKVGDLVLRKVMPNTKIAQHGVLGANWEGPYKVKAILWKRTYHLEDLDGKLIPQAWNAEHLRKYYQ from the coding sequence ATGGTTCCCGTAGAGGTAGGAGCTGGATCCCTCCGGAAAGACGTGTTTGTTGAGGAAGATGCAGAAGTTAACCAGAGGCTTCACTTAGATCTGTTAGACGAAGCCCGAACGAACTCTCAATTAAAGCTTGCTGCGTATCAGCAGAGAATCACAAGGTATTTCAATAAAAAGGTCAAATCCGTACCGTTCAAGGTTGGAGATCTTGTGTTGCGAAAGGTTATGCCTAACACTAAGATAGCTCAACACGGGgtgcttggagctaattgggaaggaccgtacaagGTTAAAGCTATACTCTGGAAGAGAACCTATCACTTAGAAGATCTGGATGGTAAACTTATTCCTCAAGCATGGAATGCGGAACATTTACGGAAGTATTATCAATAG